In a single window of the Cuculus canorus isolate bCucCan1 chromosome 25, bCucCan1.pri, whole genome shotgun sequence genome:
- the LOC128854517 gene encoding feather keratin Cos1-2-like, with translation MGLRQGEAGIKASPAVSSLHHFCLLLGKQIHLQPPDMSCSDKCCPCGPCQPCGPCPLASSCNECCCRQCQSSTVAIQPSAVVVTLPGPILSSFPQNTVVGSSTSAAVGSILSSNGVSINTGCCDLSCITSCYCGNRCRPC, from the exons ATGGGCCtcaggcagggagaggctgggatAAAAGCAAGCCCAGCTGTTTCCTCTCTCCACcacttctgccttctccttggGAAGCAG ATTCACCTCCAGCCCCCAGACATGTCCTGCTCCGACAAGTGCTGTCCCTGTggcccctgccagccctgcggcccgtgcccgctggccagcagctgcaatgagtgCTGTTGCAGGCAGTGCCAGAGCTCCACCGTCGCCATCCAGCCCTCCGCagtggtggtgaccctgcccggacccatcctcagctccttccctcagaacaCCGTTGTGGGCTCCTCCACCtccgctgctgttggcagcatcctcagctccaACGGAGTGTCCATCAACACTGGCTGCTGTGACCTGTCCTGCATCACCAGCTGCTACTGTGGCAACAGGTGTCGGCCCTGCTAA
- the LOC128854523 gene encoding feather keratin Cos1-1/Cos1-3/Cos2-1-like → MSCCDQCRPCGPCQPCGPCPLASSCNECCCRQCQDSVVVIEPSPVVVTLPGPILSSFPQNTAVGNSTSAAVGNILSCNGVPINTGCCDLSCITSCCGNRCRPC, encoded by the coding sequence ATGTCCTGTTGCGACCAGTGCCGTCCCTGTggcccctgccagccctgcggcccgtgcccgctggccagcagctgcaatgagtgctgttgcaggcagtgccaggactccgTTGTGGTCATCGAGCCCTCTcccgtggtggtgaccctgcccggacccatcctcagctccttccctcagaacaCCGCTGTGGGAAACTCCACCTCCGCTGCTGTTGGCAACATCCTCAGCTGTAACGGAGTGCCCATCAACACTGGCTGCTGTGACCTGTCCTGCATCACCAGCTGCTGTGGCAACAGGTGTCGGCCCTGCTAA
- the LOC128854534 gene encoding feather keratin Cos1-2-like: MSCCNPCQPCQPCGPCPLASSCNECCVRQCQSSTIAIQPPAVVVTLPGPILSSFPQNTAVGSSTSAAVGSILSSNGVPISSGGLDLSCITSGYCGTRCRPC, encoded by the coding sequence atgtcctgctgcaacccgtgccagccctgccagccctgcggcccgtgcccgctggccagcagctgcaatgagtgCTGTGTCCGACAGTGCCAGAGCTCCACCATCGCCATCCAGCCCCCCGCAGTtgtggtgaccctgcccggacccatcctcagctccttccctcagaacaCCGCCGTGGGCTCCTCCACCTCCGCTGCTGtgggcagcatcctcagctctaACGGAGTGCCCATCTCCTCCGGGGGCCTTGACCTCTCCTGCATCACCAGCGGCTACTGTGGCACCAGATGTCGGCCCTGCTAA
- the LOC128854519 gene encoding feather keratin Cos1-2-like yields the protein MSCSDKCCPCGPCQPCGPCPLASSCNECCCRQCQSSTVAIQPSAVVVTLPGPILSSFPQNTVVGSSTSAAVGSILSSNGVSINTGCCDLSCITSCYCGNRCRPC from the coding sequence ATGTCCTGCTCCGACAAGTGCTGTCCCTGTggcccctgccagccctgcggcccgtgcccgctggccagcagctgcaatgagtgCTGTTGCAGGCAGTGCCAGAGCTCCACCGTCGCCATCCAGCCCTCCGCagtggtggtgaccctgcccggacccatcctcagctccttccctcagaacaCCGTTGTGGGCTCCTCCACCtccgctgctgttggcagcatcctcagctccaACGGAGTGTCCATCAACACTGGCTGCTGTGACCTGTCCTGCATCACCAGCTGCTACTGTGGCAACAGGTGTCGGCCCTGCTAA